From a single Kitasatospora azatica KCTC 9699 genomic region:
- the sdhD gene encoding succinate dehydrogenase, hydrophobic membrane anchor protein yields MSTDTTDIELVSSSQTHTGKGLGTGNPADGFVIEPPRTRTKTTPRRTRTNFEMLAWLFMRLSGVVLVVLILGHLIIMLTLDGGVAKVNFAFVAGRWASPFWQGWDLLMLWLAMLHGANGMRTVINDYAEKDSTRLWLKTLMGVATVFTVLLGTLVIFTFDPNI; encoded by the coding sequence ATGTCGACCGACACCACTGACATCGAGCTGGTCTCGTCCTCCCAGACCCACACCGGCAAGGGCCTGGGCACCGGCAATCCCGCCGACGGCTTCGTGATCGAGCCGCCGCGGACCCGGACCAAGACGACCCCGCGTCGCACCCGCACCAACTTCGAGATGCTCGCCTGGCTCTTCATGCGCCTGTCGGGCGTCGTGCTGGTCGTGCTGATCCTGGGTCACCTGATCATCATGCTGACCCTGGACGGCGGCGTGGCGAAGGTCAACTTCGCCTTCGTGGCGGGCCGTTGGGCCTCGCCGTTCTGGCAGGGCTGGGACCTGCTGATGCTCTGGCTGGCGATGCTGCACGGCGCCAACGGCATGCGCACCGTCATCAACGACTACGCCGAGAAGGATTCGACTCGGCTCTGGCTGAAGACCCTGATGGGAGTCGCGACCGTCTTCACGGTTCTGCTCGGCACCCTGGTGATCTTCACCTTCGACCCGAACATCTAA
- the sdhC gene encoding succinate dehydrogenase, cytochrome b556 subunit, which translates to MPAGTLYRGREGMWSWVAHRVTGVLIFFFLLVHVLDTALVRVSPQAYDSVIQTYKTPLVNLMEYGLTAAILFHALNGLRVIAVDFWSKGPKYQKQMLWSVVGVWVVLMAGAFYPILQHTLTDWFGKG; encoded by the coding sequence GTGCCGGCTGGAACGCTGTACCGCGGCCGCGAAGGCATGTGGTCCTGGGTGGCTCATCGAGTCACTGGCGTCCTCATTTTCTTCTTCCTTCTCGTCCACGTTCTCGACACCGCGCTGGTGCGGGTCTCGCCGCAGGCGTACGACTCGGTCATCCAGACCTACAAGACGCCCCTGGTGAACCTGATGGAGTACGGCCTGACCGCCGCCATCCTGTTCCACGCGCTGAACGGGCTGCGGGTCATCGCGGTCGACTTCTGGTCCAAGGGCCCGAAGTACCAGAAGCAGATGCTCTGGAGCGTCGTCGGCGTCTGGGTCGTCCTGATGGCCGGCGCCTTCTACCCGATTCTCCAGCACACGCTGACCGACTGGTTCGGGAAGGGCTGA
- a CDS encoding 2-oxo-4-hydroxy-4-carboxy-5-ureidoimidazoline decarboxylase, which produces MLPAVGLHRFNEADPGAAEEALLACCGSHRWALRLTAHRPYPDLESLLAAASEASYDLRPSDLAEALADESWMPQPLLGMRAPGSQAAHTALRAAHAAYESRFGHVFVVCLDGVEPEEMLDTVLSSIRTRLANEPDEERLVAAEELRRIALHRLEHLVASGAS; this is translated from the coding sequence GTGCTTCCGGCGGTCGGCCTGCACCGATTCAACGAGGCCGATCCCGGCGCCGCCGAGGAGGCGCTGCTCGCCTGTTGCGGCAGCCACCGCTGGGCGCTGCGGCTGACCGCCCACCGTCCCTACCCCGACCTGGAGTCCCTGCTGGCCGCCGCCAGCGAGGCCTCCTACGACCTGCGCCCCAGCGACCTGGCCGAGGCGCTGGCCGACGAGAGCTGGATGCCCCAGCCACTGCTGGGGATGCGGGCGCCGGGCAGCCAGGCGGCGCACACCGCGCTGCGGGCCGCGCACGCCGCCTATGAGTCCCGGTTCGGGCACGTCTTCGTGGTCTGCCTGGACGGCGTCGAGCCGGAGGAGATGTTGGACACGGTGCTCAGCTCGATCCGGACCCGGCTGGCCAATGAGCCGGACGAGGAGCGCCTGGTCGCCGCCGAGGAGCTGCGCCGGATCGCACTGCACCGGCTGGAGCACCTGGTCGCCAGCGGCGCGAGCTGA
- a CDS encoding alpha/beta hydrolase, translating to MTPLLRSALLRLPIPVALGALLLAGCTSATPPTPAPTSTDGYYSQRISWTSCGSGLQCGKLRVPLDYGKPAGDSLELALVRERARNTGQRVGSLIVNPGGPGESGVAMVKDGTEQFDGPLHDRFDIVGFDPRGTGDSSPVRCLTDQQRDAQDQQDDPADPQARKAVRAQRDKSYAAACEAGSGKLLPYVGTRNTARDMDLLRQALGDARLNYLGVSYGTYLGALYAEEFPTRTGRLVLDGAVDPAADKLDSSVQQQIGFEKSLERFATDCVTKHPDDCPLGSDPAKAGENAAAFLDGLRDKPLPTGDHDGRKLTSGLGWTGALLFLYGDQDTAWRELRSALSSAIRQGSGDRLLAAADAYNGRDKNGHYTASDDAQTAIGCADAASPTPSAARVQQVLGELKQQAPLLNRDTTAEDVQGAGCADWPFQTTEQPHTVRAEGSAPILVIGTTGDPATPYQSAVNLAKGFANATLLTRQGEGHAAFGSGNSCVDSALDGYLVSGTVPAANTSCAQE from the coding sequence TTGACCCCCCTGCTGCGGTCGGCCCTGCTGCGTCTGCCGATACCGGTCGCGCTCGGCGCGCTGCTGCTCGCCGGCTGCACCAGTGCCACCCCGCCCACCCCCGCGCCCACCAGCACCGACGGCTACTACAGCCAGCGGATCAGCTGGACCTCCTGCGGCTCCGGCCTGCAGTGCGGCAAGCTGCGGGTCCCGCTCGACTACGGCAAGCCGGCCGGCGACTCGCTCGAACTCGCGCTGGTCCGCGAGCGGGCCAGGAACACCGGGCAGCGGGTCGGCTCGCTGATCGTCAACCCGGGCGGCCCCGGCGAGTCCGGCGTGGCCATGGTCAAGGACGGCACCGAGCAGTTCGACGGCCCGCTGCACGACCGCTTCGACATCGTCGGCTTCGACCCGCGCGGCACCGGGGACAGCTCCCCGGTCCGCTGCCTGACCGACCAGCAGCGCGACGCCCAGGACCAGCAGGACGACCCGGCCGACCCGCAGGCCCGCAAGGCGGTGCGCGCGCAGCGGGACAAGAGCTACGCGGCGGCCTGCGAGGCCGGCTCGGGCAAGCTGCTGCCCTACGTCGGCACCCGCAACACCGCCCGCGACATGGACCTGCTGCGCCAGGCGCTGGGCGATGCCAGGCTCAACTACCTCGGCGTCTCCTACGGCACCTACCTGGGCGCGCTCTACGCCGAGGAGTTCCCGACCAGGACCGGCCGGCTGGTGCTGGACGGCGCGGTGGACCCGGCCGCCGACAAGCTGGACAGCAGCGTGCAGCAGCAGATCGGCTTCGAGAAGTCGTTGGAGCGGTTCGCCACCGACTGCGTCACCAAGCACCCGGACGACTGCCCGCTGGGCAGCGACCCGGCCAAGGCCGGCGAGAACGCCGCCGCCTTCCTGGACGGCCTGCGCGACAAGCCGCTGCCGACCGGCGACCACGACGGGCGCAAGCTCACCTCGGGCCTGGGCTGGACCGGCGCGCTGCTGTTCCTCTACGGCGACCAGGACACCGCCTGGCGCGAGCTGCGCTCGGCGCTGAGCAGCGCGATCCGCCAGGGCAGCGGCGACCGGCTGCTGGCCGCCGCCGATGCCTACAACGGCCGCGACAAGAACGGCCACTACACCGCCTCGGACGACGCCCAGACCGCGATCGGCTGCGCCGACGCGGCCAGCCCGACGCCGTCGGCCGCACGCGTGCAGCAGGTGCTCGGCGAGCTCAAGCAGCAGGCCCCGCTGCTCAACCGGGACACCACTGCGGAGGACGTGCAGGGCGCGGGCTGCGCGGACTGGCCGTTCCAGACCACCGAGCAACCGCACACCGTGCGCGCCGAGGGCAGCGCCCCGATCCTGGTGATCGGCACCACCGGCGACCCGGCCACCCCGTACCAGTCGGCGGTCAACCTGGCCAAGGGCTTCGCCAACGCCACCCTGTTGACCCGGCAGGGCGAGGGCCACGCGGCCTTCGGCAGCGGCAACAGCTGTGTGGACTCCGCACTTGACGGATACCTGGTCAGCGGCACCGTGCCGGCCGCGAACACCTCCTGCGCGCAGGAGTAA
- a CDS encoding SDR family oxidoreductase, whose amino-acid sequence MGTGQQPVAVVTGASSGIGAATARRLAAEGFSVVLTARRTERIEELAKEIEAAGGTARAVTLDVTDRAAVDAFAEQLGPIDVLVNNAGGAFGAESVEQGDPADWLAMYQVNVLGVLHMTQALLPALRASGDGTVLILSSTAALAAYEGGGGYVAAKHAAHTIAATLRLELVGEPIRVIEIAPGMVKSEGFAVTRFRGDEARAAAVYQGVTHPLTSEDIADTVAWAVTRPSHVNIDLLVVRPRAQASNYKVHRD is encoded by the coding sequence ATGGGTACCGGTCAGCAACCAGTCGCGGTGGTCACCGGCGCGAGCAGCGGGATCGGCGCGGCCACCGCGCGGCGCCTGGCAGCCGAGGGCTTCTCGGTGGTGCTGACCGCGCGCCGCACCGAGCGGATCGAGGAGCTCGCCAAGGAGATCGAGGCCGCCGGCGGCACCGCCCGGGCGGTCACCCTGGACGTCACCGACCGGGCCGCGGTGGACGCCTTCGCCGAGCAGCTCGGCCCGATCGACGTACTGGTCAACAACGCCGGCGGGGCCTTCGGCGCCGAGTCGGTGGAGCAGGGCGACCCGGCCGACTGGCTGGCGATGTACCAGGTGAACGTGCTGGGCGTGCTGCACATGACCCAGGCGCTGCTGCCGGCCCTGCGGGCCAGCGGCGACGGCACCGTGCTGATCCTCTCCTCCACCGCCGCGCTGGCCGCCTACGAGGGCGGCGGCGGGTACGTGGCCGCCAAGCACGCCGCGCACACCATCGCCGCCACGCTGCGCCTGGAGCTGGTCGGCGAGCCGATCCGGGTGATCGAGATCGCCCCCGGCATGGTCAAGTCGGAGGGCTTCGCGGTCACCCGCTTCCGTGGCGACGAGGCCCGGGCCGCCGCCGTCTACCAGGGCGTCACGCACCCGCTCACCTCCGAGGACATCGCCGACACGGTGGCCTGGGCGGTCACCCGCCCCTCGCACGTGAACATCGACCTGCTGGTGGTGCGCCCGCGCGCCCAGGCGTCCAACTACAAGGTGCACCGGGACTGA